A region of Kwoniella shandongensis chromosome 14, complete sequence DNA encodes the following proteins:
- a CDS encoding peptidyl-prolyl cis-trans isomerase-like 4 produces the protein MSVMLETSLGELVIDLEVDKCPRTCENFLKLCKIKYFALNAFFNVSKDFIAQTGDPTATGTGGESLESYLHSIAQSTSKPAPPRYFPPEILNSLKHVEKGTVSMAVSPTQPPGCGSQFFITLADGIEYLDGKHAVFGHVIEGLETLDKINEAFLDKEGRPLQDIRIRHIEILEDPFPDPPNLITPPPSPIRPPDQIASVRISDTENPYVSLPEEQAESLRRKTAQESSALTLEMIGDLPFANVRPPENILFVCKLNPVTMDEDLELIFSRFGKILSCEVVRDKKTGDSLQYAFIEFDERESAEQAYFKMQNVLVDDRRIWVDFSQSVAKMNGQFVSTSGRGGRGGGGRGGGGGRGGGFGGRGGGSGGGAGRGDAYVASTPRGAGGTEGYGMVFDAPSSSRPRRRSRSRSPPSHKRRERSPERERERDRERDRDRERDRYRDKDGDRDRERRRH, from the exons ATGTCGGTAATGCTCGAGACCTCGCTCGGGGAGCTGGTCATTGATCTCGAGGTCGACAAGTGTCCAAGGACTTGCGAGAACTTTCTGAAATTGTGCAAGATCAAGTATTTTGCTTTGAACGCCTTCTTCAATG TGTCGAAGGATTTCATCGCCCAGACAGGTGATCCCACAGCGACCGGTACAGGTGGTGAATCCCTCGAATCATATCTCCATTCCATCGCCCAATCAACCTCCAAACCAGCTCCACCACGATATTTCCCTCCAGAAATTCTCAACTCTCTCAAACACGTCGAGAAAGGAACTGTCTCAATGGCCGTCTCCCCTACTCAACCACCAGGTTGCGGATCGCAATTCTTCATCACGCTAGCGGACGGGATAGAGTATCTGGATGGGAAACATGCGGTGTTTGGACATGTGATAGAGGGTTTGGAGACGTTGGATAAGATAAACGAGGCGTTTTTGGATAAAGAAGGGAGACCGTTGCAGGATATAAGGATAAGGCATATCGAGATATTAG AGGACCCCTTTCCCGACCCACCAAACCTAatcactcctcctccctcaccCATCCGACCACCTGACCAAATTGCCTCTGTCCGAATATCAGATACCGAAAACCCCTACGTCTCTCTACCGGAAGAACAAGCAGAATCGCTACGACGCAAAACGGCCCAAGAATCATCAGCACTAACACTCGAGATGATCGGTGATTTACCATTCGCAAATGTTCGACCGCCAGAGAATATATTGTTCGTGTGTAAATTGAATCCGGTGACGATGGATGAAGATCTCGAATTGATCTTTTCGAGGTTTGGAAAGATTTTGAGTTGTGAAGTTGTTAGAGATAAAAAGACGGGGGATAGTTTGCAATATGCTTTCATCGAATTTGATGAGAGAGAATCAGCagaacag GCATACTTCAAAATGCAGAATGTTCTAGTCGACGACCGAAGAATATGGGTCGATTTCTCCCAATCCGTAGCCAAGATGAATGGTCAATTCGTCTCCACctcaggtcgaggtggacgaggcggcggaggtcgaggtggcggaggagggcGTGGAGGCGGTtttggtggaagaggcggtggtagtggtggtggtgctggacGTGGAGATGCGTATGTCGCATCCACGCCTAGAGGGGCAGGAGGAACAGAAGGCTATGGAATGGTATTTGATGCTCCGTCAAGCTCACGTCCTAGACGAAGAAGTAGGAGTagatcaccaccatcacatAAACGACGAGAGAGGAGTCcggaaagagagagggagagggatcg GGAAAGGGATAGAGATAGGGAAAGAGATAGGTACCGTGATAAAGACGGGGACAGAgatagggagagaagaagacattaG
- a CDS encoding ribosomal protein L35, translating to MSFLPRLFFRPSALAGPSRLPLTLARPTSLPLTTAPFSSSAISMAGHKVKSHSGSKKRFFANASGMFKRAKAGKAHLNTPLSSNHINRLAKSTYVTKTQAKKLRKLLPYA from the exons ATGTCatttcttcctcgtctgtTCTTCCGTCCATCCGCCCTCGCCGGTCCATCCCGACtccctctcactctcgctcgtccaacatcactccctctcaccaccgctccattctcttcttcagcgATATCGATGGCAGGACACAAGGTCAAATCTCATTCAGGAAGTAAGAAGAGGTTCTTTGCGAATGCTTcagggatg TTCAAACGA GCAAAAGCTGGAAAAGCACATTTGAACACACCGCTCTCGTCCAACCATATAAATAGACTAGCCAAATCTACATATGTTACGAAAACTCAG gcgaagaagttgagaaagCTGTTACCGTACGCTTAG
- a CDS encoding histone H4: MSGRGKGGKGLGKGGAKRHRKVLRDNIQGITKPAIRRLARRGGVKRISGLIYEETRGVLKIFLESVIRDSVTYTEHAKRKTVTSLDVVYALKRQGRTLYGFGA; this comes from the exons ATGTCTGGACGAGGAAAAGGCGGCAAGGGTCTCGGAAAGGGTGGTGCCAAGCGACACAGGAAAGTTCTGCGAGACAACATCCA GGGTATCACTAAGCCCGCTATCCGACGTCTCGCacgacgaggtggtgtcAAGCGTATCTCCGGTCTCATCTACGAGG AGACCCGAGGTGTCCTCAAGATCTTCCTCGAGTCAGTCATCCGAGACTCTGTCACTTACACCGAGCACGCCAAGAGGAAGACCGTCACTTCCCTCGATGTCGTCTACGCCCTCAAGCGACAAGGTCGAACTCTTTACGGTTTCGGCGCATaa